One window from the genome of Natrialba magadii ATCC 43099 encodes:
- a CDS encoding DUF5788 family protein, giving the protein MQEFERKQLLERVEREGATVGADIPETITVQGEEIDLRTFVFEIKRRETVPPGERDRVEQAKRNLRRERVERIEQIEDGEIPRTEGEELAQSIIGIDRALNALENLGPTDLEREQQAKQAADTKRWMSFLKQALGHEDDQSARRGR; this is encoded by the coding sequence GTGCAAGAGTTCGAGCGAAAACAACTGCTCGAGCGCGTCGAGCGCGAGGGTGCGACCGTCGGCGCGGACATTCCCGAGACGATCACGGTGCAAGGTGAGGAAATCGACCTTCGCACCTTCGTCTTCGAGATCAAACGCCGTGAGACAGTACCCCCAGGCGAGCGCGACCGCGTCGAGCAGGCGAAACGAAACCTCAGACGAGAGCGCGTCGAGCGCATAGAGCAAATCGAGGACGGTGAGATCCCCCGTACAGAGGGCGAAGAACTCGCCCAGAGCATCATCGGGATCGACCGCGCGCTGAACGCACTCGAGAACCTCGGTCCAACAGACCTAGAGCGCGAACAGCAGGCCAAGCAGGCTGCCGACACGAAACGCTGGATGTCGTTCCTCAAACAGGCGCTTGGCCACGAGGACGACCAGAGCGCGCGGCGGGGGCGGTGA
- a CDS encoding response regulator transcription factor, giving the protein MQVLVAEDDEHINEMLVYRLETAGYDVISFQNGDECWEYLKDTDEPPDALLLDVMMPGMDGFDVLRRLREYDFDPEPAVIIVSGRGLEQDVLTGFDLGVDDYVTKPFSPSEVVARLRRILQ; this is encoded by the coding sequence ATGCAAGTGCTCGTTGCTGAAGACGACGAGCACATCAACGAGATGCTTGTCTACCGGCTCGAGACCGCTGGCTACGATGTCATCTCCTTCCAGAACGGAGACGAGTGCTGGGAGTACCTCAAAGATACTGACGAGCCGCCGGACGCCCTGCTCCTCGACGTGATGATGCCCGGCATGGACGGCTTCGACGTTCTCAGACGGCTCCGTGAGTACGACTTCGACCCGGAACCCGCCGTCATCATCGTCTCCGGCCGTGGCCTGGAGCAAGACGTCCTGACCGGCTTCGATCTTGGTGTTGACGACTACGTCACGAAACCGTTCAGCCCCTCCGAAGTGGTTGCTCGACTCCGGCGGATACTCCAGTAA
- a CDS encoding rhomboid family intramembrane serine protease: MAKCDVCRKDESMPYNCRHCGGTYCADHRLPENHDCSGLQNWNDPSGVFDSGFDEGVNSGSASGSTSKTASIADKVPIDTGPGGPLAYFRGNMTYTILALMGITFFAQLLVGTFGSASLQRSLFVLTPQNPEYVWTWVTSIFAHGGIVHIAFNAIVIFFFGPLVERYIGSRNFLILFLVSGAIAGLSQVAIQIYQGPVLPGGGGVLGASGAALAIMGVLTILNPNLTVYLYMIVPVRLWMLAVGTALISVGLIGTGAGGAGGIAHAAHLVGLVIGLAYGAYIKRTKNVRTANQFQLGGGGPGGPGGPGGPGGPGGRRRF, encoded by the coding sequence ATGGCCAAGTGCGACGTGTGTCGGAAGGACGAAAGCATGCCGTACAACTGTCGGCACTGCGGGGGAACCTACTGTGCCGACCATCGGTTGCCGGAGAACCACGACTGTTCCGGACTGCAAAACTGGAACGATCCGAGCGGTGTCTTCGATAGCGGCTTCGACGAGGGTGTCAACAGCGGGAGCGCAAGCGGGAGCACGTCGAAAACGGCGAGCATCGCCGACAAAGTGCCGATCGACACTGGCCCCGGCGGACCGCTCGCGTACTTCCGCGGGAACATGACCTACACGATTCTCGCGCTCATGGGGATCACGTTCTTCGCGCAGTTGCTCGTCGGCACGTTTGGTTCCGCCAGTCTCCAGCGCTCGCTGTTCGTGTTGACCCCGCAGAACCCGGAGTACGTCTGGACCTGGGTGACCTCGATCTTCGCCCACGGCGGCATCGTTCACATCGCGTTCAACGCCATCGTGATATTCTTCTTCGGTCCGCTCGTCGAGCGATACATCGGGTCGCGGAACTTCCTCATTCTGTTCCTCGTCAGCGGTGCCATCGCCGGCCTGAGTCAGGTCGCTATCCAGATCTACCAGGGGCCGGTGCTCCCCGGAGGCGGCGGCGTCCTCGGAGCCAGCGGGGCAGCCCTCGCGATCATGGGCGTGCTCACCATCCTGAACCCGAACCTCACCGTCTACCTCTACATGATCGTCCCCGTTCGGCTCTGGATGCTCGCGGTGGGGACGGCGCTCATCAGCGTCGGCCTCATCGGCACTGGCGCGGGCGGTGCCGGTGGCATCGCTCACGCAGCCCACCTTGTCGGCCTCGTCATCGGACTGGCCTACGGCGCATACATTAAACGAACGAAGAACGTCCGCACCGCGAATCAGTTCCAACTCGGTGGCGGTGGACCGGGTGGCCCAGGCGGTCCCGGTGGCCCAGGCGGCCCCGGCGGACGGCGTCGCTTCTAA
- a CDS encoding SDR family oxidoreductase — MATAEEADRPADSDGVGADSADTNRETDTRTNTGAQTDPETETETETETDPKTGTTTADDRYTRKQCVLITGCSSGIGRATALAFLQRDWQVVATARNTDDIAELAEAGCTTLELDVTDPEQVARAVEQTVEIGGAIDCLVNNAGYAQTGPLEDVSTADLHRQFDVNVYGPHRLTRAALPHMRAQGEGRIINVSSVVGRISVPGMGSYAGSKHALEAMTDSLRAEVEGFDIQVTLIEPGPVQTNFSERLDEELPEDERTPAYETLYELLDEAELIGSGAGGPFASEPKDVAAAILDAASTPEPPARYPVGPIAQYGVYARFLPDRLRDAAYGLIQRLV, encoded by the coding sequence ATGGCCACCGCTGAGGAAGCCGATCGTCCCGCGGACTCCGACGGGGTCGGGGCCGATAGCGCCGACACGAATCGGGAGACGGATACGCGCACGAACACGGGTGCACAGACGGATCCAGAGACGGAGACGGAAACAGAAACGGAAACGGATCCGAAGACCGGCACAACCACAGCCGACGACCGCTACACCCGCAAACAGTGCGTCCTGATCACCGGCTGCTCCTCCGGGATCGGTCGCGCGACCGCACTCGCATTTCTCCAGCGCGACTGGCAGGTCGTCGCGACCGCCCGCAACACCGACGACATCGCCGAGCTCGCAGAGGCCGGCTGTACGACACTCGAACTCGACGTCACCGACCCCGAACAGGTCGCCAGGGCCGTCGAGCAAACCGTCGAGATCGGCGGCGCAATCGACTGCCTCGTCAACAACGCCGGCTACGCACAGACGGGGCCACTCGAGGACGTCTCCACGGCGGACCTCCACCGCCAGTTCGACGTGAACGTCTACGGTCCACACCGACTCACTCGCGCCGCACTTCCACACATGCGCGCTCAGGGCGAGGGTCGAATCATCAACGTCTCGAGTGTTGTCGGCCGCATCTCGGTGCCGGGGATGGGATCCTACGCTGGCTCGAAGCATGCACTCGAGGCGATGACCGACTCGCTTCGTGCAGAGGTTGAGGGATTCGATATTCAGGTGACGCTGATCGAACCCGGGCCGGTGCAGACGAACTTCTCCGAGCGTCTGGACGAGGAATTACCGGAAGACGAGCGGACGCCAGCTTACGAGACACTGTACGAGTTGCTCGACGAGGCGGAATTGATCGGTAGCGGTGCCGGTGGCCCGTTCGCCTCGGAACCGAAGGACGTTGCGGCGGCGATTCTCGACGCGGCGTCGACGCCGGAACCGCCGGCTCGGTACCCGGTCGGGCCGATCGCTCAGTACGGTGTCTACGCCCGCTTCCTGCCGGATCGACTGCGCGATGCGGCGTACGGACTCATTCAGCGGCTGGTGTGA
- a CDS encoding Mut7-C RNAse domain-containing protein: MQFLLDTMCGGLVAYLRMCDYDTVYAGDREPVLESDDDLLAVAAAEDRTLVTRDTELAGRADDAILLTALEVEEQLGELSEAGVELELAAEPSYCGRCNGVLERVDPSAETPEYAPDPVADPGDDDGGDDEDSDTMAVWRCRSCGQYFWRGSHWDRVARTLSEY, translated from the coding sequence ATGCAATTCCTCCTCGACACCATGTGCGGCGGGCTCGTTGCCTACCTTCGGATGTGTGACTACGACACGGTCTACGCGGGTGACCGCGAACCGGTACTCGAGTCCGACGACGACCTGCTCGCCGTCGCGGCGGCAGAAGACCGCACGCTCGTCACGCGAGATACCGAACTCGCAGGCCGCGCGGACGATGCGATTCTGCTGACGGCACTCGAGGTGGAGGAACAACTGGGGGAACTCAGCGAGGCAGGTGTGGAACTCGAACTCGCAGCTGAGCCGTCGTACTGCGGCCGGTGCAACGGGGTACTCGAGCGCGTCGATCCGTCAGCCGAGACGCCCGAGTATGCGCCGGATCCAGTTGCGGACCCAGGCGACGACGATGGTGGCGACGACGAGGACAGCGATACGATGGCCGTCTGGCGCTGTCGTTCGTGTGGACAGTATTTCTGGCGTGGGAGTCACTGGGACCGTGTCGCGCGGACACTGAGCGAGTACTGA
- a CDS encoding endonuclease V: MTSPRSESQPRPDLAPDPSLGHAEMEALQRDIAGAAVFEDEFGFDPEPLTNPLAASAATATTDTDSAADSPNASQPTVVGVDQSFLTNEAGDQDRALSAVVAMRGGEVVERVHAVTDLKTPYIPGLLSFREGGAILAALESLTVEPDLFLFDGSGRIHFRQAGIATHIGVVRDVPSIGVAKSLLCGRLQGDTDNLSAGTRVAIEADDSVDAPAGTLLGYAVQTRQYDSPNRYINPLYVSPGHRVGPETAADLVLGLAGSYKLPEPVRLADQYASEAKREFLD; the protein is encoded by the coding sequence ATGACTTCACCTCGCTCCGAATCACAACCGCGCCCCGACCTCGCACCCGATCCGTCCCTCGGCCACGCGGAGATGGAAGCGCTGCAGCGCGACATCGCCGGCGCTGCAGTGTTCGAAGACGAGTTCGGATTCGATCCCGAACCGCTGACCAACCCGCTCGCTGCGAGCGCTGCGACAGCGACGACAGACACTGACTCCGCTGCCGACTCTCCAAACGCTTCCCAGCCCACCGTCGTCGGCGTCGACCAATCGTTTCTCACCAACGAGGCAGGCGATCAGGACCGCGCCCTGAGCGCCGTCGTTGCCATGCGCGGCGGCGAAGTGGTCGAACGCGTCCACGCCGTCACCGACCTCAAAACCCCCTACATCCCCGGTCTCCTCTCGTTTCGTGAAGGTGGCGCAATTCTGGCTGCACTCGAGTCCCTCACAGTCGAACCCGATCTCTTCTTGTTCGACGGGAGCGGACGCATCCACTTCCGACAGGCGGGCATTGCGACGCACATCGGGGTCGTTCGTGACGTGCCGAGCATCGGAGTCGCGAAGAGTCTGCTCTGTGGTCGTCTCCAGGGCGACACCGACAATCTCTCTGCAGGCACGCGCGTCGCCATCGAGGCCGATGACTCAGTCGACGCGCCCGCGGGAACGCTGCTCGGCTACGCGGTGCAGACGCGCCAGTACGACTCGCCGAACCGGTACATCAACCCGCTGTACGTGAGCCCCGGCCATCGCGTCGGTCCGGAGACGGCTGCCGACCTTGTGCTCGGGCTCGCGGGCTCCTACAAGTTGCCAGAGCCGGTTCGATTGGCGGATCAGTATGCCAGCGAGGCCAAACGCGAGTTCCTCGATTGA
- a CDS encoding PHP-associated domain-containing protein: MSSRVDCHVKVLDETVVERATQAELDVIVYAPHFQRLPEIRETATQYSNDDLLVVPGREVFTGPWSDRKHVLAIGLEEPVPDFITLEAAMAAFDRQDATVLAPHPDFLNVSLSPADLREYCETIDAIETFNPKHLPPHNRRARRLADELELPPFTSSYAHLPSSVGVAHTAFETVIESEAELCEAFENDTPRQIVRSNGLDRWQTTTAELLHLGYENTWKKAERLFLSGTEPTHPDHIAYNGRFDDAAVY, from the coding sequence GACTGCCACGTGAAGGTGCTCGACGAAACCGTCGTCGAGCGCGCCACGCAAGCGGAACTCGACGTGATCGTCTACGCACCGCACTTCCAACGGCTGCCAGAGATTCGGGAGACAGCCACACAGTACTCGAACGACGACCTGCTGGTCGTTCCTGGTCGTGAGGTGTTCACCGGTCCCTGGTCGGACCGAAAACACGTGCTCGCGATCGGACTCGAGGAGCCGGTGCCGGACTTCATCACACTCGAGGCCGCGATGGCAGCGTTCGACCGACAGGACGCGACGGTGCTCGCCCCGCATCCGGACTTCCTGAACGTGAGTCTCTCGCCCGCCGACCTGCGCGAGTACTGCGAGACGATCGACGCCATCGAGACTTTTAACCCGAAACACCTGCCGCCGCACAATCGACGGGCGCGCCGGCTGGCGGACGAACTCGAGTTGCCGCCGTTCACGTCGTCGTATGCGCACCTGCCGAGTTCCGTGGGTGTGGCCCACACGGCGTTCGAGACGGTGATCGAATCCGAGGCGGAGCTCTGTGAGGCGTTCGAGAACGATACTCCACGCCAGATTGTCCGCTCGAACGGACTCGACCGGTGGCAGACGACGACGGCGGAGTTACTCCATCTTGGCTACGAGAACACGTGGAAGAAGGCGGAGCGGCTGTTTCTCTCGGGGACGGAGCCGACGCATCCGGATCACATCGCCTACAATGGGCGGTTCGACGATGCTGCGGTGTACTGA
- the polX gene encoding DNA polymerase/3'-5' exonuclease PolX, protein MATNAELAGRFEEFADLLEADDVEYKPRAYRRAAENIRAHPVPIGDRVADGDEEILDEIDGVGDAISAKIVEYVETGEIEELEELKAELPIDIADITRIEGVGPKTAGKLYRELGIETLDDLEDAAEAGEIQEVKGFGPKTEENIRDNIEFAREVGQRQLLGEARPLADDVLAFLESLDAVERCEVAGSIRRWRETIGDVDVLVATNENETVVEEFVGWNSVDSEIESGPAKASVRIGESRVDLRVVVPSEFGSALQYFTGSKDHNVRLRNYAIDRGLKVNEYGVFDVSDLDEGDEGQRVGERIAGETEDGMYNALGLPWIPPELRTDRGEITAAENDVLPDLLTHEDIRGDLHSHTEWSDGNTSIEAMVAAAEDRGYDYFGIADHAEGPGIVGGMGLSDAEILEQVEEIRAVDDESEITVFAGIEANVDAEGEIGLSEEVIDALDVIVASTHSALDQDAERATNRLITAVENPAIDVLGHPSGRMLNERSGLDFNASALGAAAAEHGTALEVNANPRRLDLWGSAAQAAIDEGAVIAVNTDSHRPSTLEYMRWGVHTARRGWAEPEAVINTWELAELQAFLH, encoded by the coding sequence GTGGCGACCAACGCCGAACTCGCCGGCCGCTTCGAGGAGTTCGCCGATTTGCTCGAGGCTGATGACGTAGAGTACAAACCCCGCGCGTATCGCCGGGCTGCCGAGAATATCCGGGCTCATCCCGTTCCGATCGGTGACCGAGTTGCAGACGGCGACGAGGAGATTCTCGACGAAATCGACGGCGTCGGCGACGCGATTTCCGCGAAAATCGTCGAGTACGTCGAGACCGGTGAGATCGAGGAACTCGAGGAACTCAAAGCTGAGTTGCCGATCGACATCGCGGACATCACCCGAATCGAGGGCGTCGGCCCCAAGACGGCCGGCAAGCTGTACCGCGAACTGGGGATCGAAACGCTGGACGATCTCGAGGACGCCGCTGAGGCCGGCGAGATTCAGGAGGTCAAGGGGTTCGGTCCGAAGACGGAAGAAAACATCCGCGACAACATCGAGTTTGCACGCGAGGTCGGCCAGCGTCAGTTGCTCGGCGAGGCTCGCCCACTTGCCGACGACGTGCTCGCCTTTCTCGAGTCGCTCGACGCCGTCGAGCGCTGCGAGGTGGCGGGCTCGATTCGGCGCTGGCGTGAGACCATCGGTGACGTGGACGTGCTCGTCGCGACGAACGAGAACGAGACGGTGGTCGAGGAGTTCGTCGGCTGGAACTCCGTCGACAGCGAAATCGAGTCCGGGCCGGCAAAGGCGAGCGTGCGCATCGGCGAGAGTCGCGTCGACCTCCGCGTGGTCGTCCCCAGCGAGTTCGGCTCCGCACTGCAGTACTTTACGGGAAGCAAGGACCACAACGTCCGACTCCGCAACTACGCCATCGACCGCGGCCTGAAGGTCAACGAGTATGGCGTCTTCGACGTCAGCGACCTCGATGAGGGAGACGAGGGCCAACGCGTCGGCGAGCGTATTGCCGGCGAGACCGAGGACGGGATGTACAACGCACTCGGGCTACCGTGGATTCCGCCGGAACTGCGAACCGACCGCGGTGAGATCACGGCCGCCGAGAACGACGTTCTGCCGGACCTGCTCACACACGAGGACATCCGCGGCGACCTGCACAGCCACACCGAGTGGTCCGACGGCAACACCTCCATCGAGGCGATGGTGGCGGCCGCCGAAGACCGGGGCTACGACTACTTCGGTATTGCAGACCACGCAGAGGGTCCCGGGATCGTCGGCGGCATGGGGCTCTCGGACGCCGAGATTCTGGAGCAAGTCGAGGAAATCCGCGCGGTCGACGATGAGAGCGAGATTACCGTCTTCGCCGGCATCGAGGCAAACGTCGACGCCGAGGGTGAGATTGGTCTCTCCGAGGAGGTCATCGACGCGCTCGACGTTATCGTCGCCTCGACCCACAGCGCACTCGACCAGGACGCCGAGCGAGCGACCAACCGGCTCATCACCGCCGTCGAAAATCCCGCCATCGACGTTCTCGGACACCCCAGCGGGCGCATGCTGAACGAACGCTCCGGCCTCGACTTCAACGCGAGCGCACTCGGTGCGGCCGCCGCCGAGCACGGCACTGCACTCGAGGTCAACGCCAATCCGCGCCGCCTCGACCTCTGGGGCAGCGCCGCCCAGGCCGCAATCGACGAGGGCGCGGTAATCGCCGTCAACACGGACTCCCATCGGCCATCGACACTCGAGTACATGCGCTGGGGCGTCCACACGGCGCGTCGGGGGTGGGCCGAGCCCGAGGCTGTGATTAACACGTGGGAGCTAGCGGAGTTGCAGGCGTTCCTGCACTGA
- a CDS encoding glycosyltransferase family 2 protein → MDVAVEAVVWLISWFFLAYFALVNGSYLFVHLVSIVTLQRGIRDWLLDPVYHPHNSPFLPGIAVIVPAYNEEVTIVDTVQSLLNLEYSNHEIVVVNDGSRDETLEQLISTFELEPVGEDVPFDLPCETVHEVYQSSRVDLVVIDKDNGGKADALNAGVFFTDQPLFCAIDADSIIERNALLEVVQPFLRDPERMIASGGAVRVANGCSITRGVITDIGLSRSHLANLQTVEYLRAFLSGRIGLSGLGSLLIISGAFGLFRTSTVREVGGYSTETITEDMELIVRLQKHVSDEKHRITFVPYPVVWTEVPERRAVLARQRGRWFKGMLETLWVHRRMIGNPKYGMVGLFALPFFLFVEALGPLIEGLGYIIVPAAFLLGYLNVPFFVVFLGVAVGVGTLLSWLSVLNEVVSFRRYRNPRDIALLLLYGLLEHVPFRQWKSFITWVAFVQYLRGETSWGEMSRLGFDR, encoded by the coding sequence ATGGACGTAGCGGTCGAAGCCGTTGTCTGGCTCATCAGCTGGTTCTTCCTCGCGTACTTCGCACTGGTAAACGGCAGCTATCTGTTCGTCCACCTGGTTTCGATTGTCACCCTCCAGCGTGGGATCCGTGACTGGCTGCTCGACCCCGTCTATCACCCCCATAACTCGCCGTTTCTGCCGGGCATTGCGGTCATCGTCCCGGCGTACAACGAGGAAGTAACCATCGTGGACACCGTCCAGTCGCTACTCAATCTCGAGTACAGCAACCACGAGATCGTCGTCGTCAACGACGGGTCGCGAGACGAGACACTCGAGCAACTCATCTCGACGTTCGAACTCGAGCCGGTCGGCGAGGACGTTCCGTTCGATCTGCCCTGCGAGACGGTTCACGAGGTCTACCAGTCCTCGCGGGTCGATCTCGTCGTTATCGACAAGGACAACGGCGGGAAGGCAGACGCGCTCAACGCGGGCGTGTTCTTCACGGACCAGCCGTTGTTCTGTGCGATCGACGCGGACAGTATTATCGAGCGGAACGCGCTCCTCGAGGTCGTCCAGCCGTTCCTGCGCGATCCCGAGCGAATGATCGCCTCCGGCGGCGCGGTTCGGGTCGCAAATGGCTGTTCGATTACCCGCGGTGTCATCACCGATATCGGACTCTCGCGAAGCCATCTCGCGAATCTCCAGACCGTCGAGTACCTTCGTGCGTTTCTCTCCGGTCGGATCGGGTTGAGTGGCCTCGGTAGCTTGCTCATTATCTCCGGCGCGTTCGGCCTGTTCAGGACGAGTACAGTCCGCGAGGTCGGCGGCTACTCGACGGAGACGATCACCGAGGACATGGAACTGATCGTCAGACTCCAGAAACACGTTTCGGACGAGAAACATCGAATAACGTTCGTCCCGTACCCAGTCGTCTGGACGGAGGTGCCCGAGCGGCGGGCTGTCCTCGCCCGCCAGCGTGGTCGCTGGTTCAAAGGCATGCTCGAGACGCTCTGGGTACACCGGCGGATGATCGGCAATCCGAAGTATGGGATGGTCGGCCTGTTCGCGCTGCCCTTTTTTCTCTTCGTGGAGGCGCTCGGCCCGCTCATCGAGGGCTTGGGCTATATTATCGTCCCTGCTGCCTTTCTCCTCGGCTACCTGAACGTGCCCTTCTTCGTCGTCTTCCTCGGCGTCGCGGTTGGGGTCGGGACGCTGCTCTCGTGGCTCTCCGTGCTCAACGAGGTTGTGAGCTTCCGCCGATACAGGAATCCGAGAGACATCGCACTCTTGCTGCTCTATGGCCTCCTCGAGCACGTGCCGTTCCGCCAGTGGAAGTCGTTCATCACCTGGGTCGCATTCGTCCAGTATCTCCGTGGCGAGACAAGCTGGGGTGAGATGTCCCGACTCGGTTTTGACCGCTGA
- a CDS encoding HEAT repeat domain-containing protein has protein sequence MNGLLWTVFVVIAVVTVFVGFLTLSLSVFLFWFDGRRTAARAEIAPAILTRLDQDDPEWDGWYRELSLIERYVARQVVASYLRRIRGHERAQLVRFAEDVGIVDHARSLLGNPLLFNRLRGLVWLTLLEYPVSIERLRATSTSHPETRAAAARLLAVSDAPEASQNGTALLCWSGEDRLSTFGLDTLYQLNNTDATALLTLTATDGVWWDEGLLVQALTTLGYCQSTQELAQFEWLLPLLEHDSPRVRSATLIALGQHGWRWRLRDRIDVERALTDPEPQVRTAAYDLFSRWGDSDSIEWLQYGVVSDPDERSRLAAVRFLNRSGTSLPEATDDAVVRTIDWVRAEHATQRRVTTGWT, from the coding sequence ATGAACGGACTTCTCTGGACAGTGTTCGTCGTTATCGCCGTGGTAACGGTGTTCGTCGGATTCCTCACGCTTTCGCTATCGGTCTTTCTGTTCTGGTTCGATGGCAGGCGGACGGCTGCTCGCGCGGAAATCGCACCGGCGATACTGACACGTCTCGACCAGGACGACCCGGAGTGGGACGGCTGGTACCGAGAACTGTCATTGATCGAGCGCTACGTTGCCCGCCAGGTGGTGGCGAGCTATCTGCGACGCATTCGTGGCCATGAACGGGCGCAACTCGTTCGATTTGCGGAGGACGTGGGGATCGTCGATCACGCCCGCTCGTTGCTCGGCAATCCGTTGCTGTTCAACCGGCTGCGCGGACTCGTCTGGCTCACGCTACTCGAGTATCCGGTGTCGATCGAGCGGTTGCGAGCGACGAGTACGTCGCACCCTGAAACCAGAGCTGCGGCGGCGCGGTTGCTCGCCGTTAGCGACGCACCGGAGGCGAGCCAGAACGGGACGGCGTTGCTCTGCTGGTCGGGTGAGGACCGGCTGTCGACGTTCGGACTGGATACCCTCTATCAGCTCAACAACACCGACGCGACGGCGCTGTTGACGCTGACTGCCACGGACGGCGTCTGGTGGGACGAGGGCCTGTTGGTGCAGGCGCTGACGACGCTTGGCTACTGCCAGTCGACGCAGGAACTCGCGCAGTTCGAGTGGCTCTTGCCGTTGCTCGAGCACGACTCGCCGCGCGTTCGGTCGGCGACGCTGATTGCCCTCGGTCAGCACGGCTGGCGCTGGCGGCTGCGCGACCGTATCGACGTGGAGCGGGCACTCACTGATCCGGAGCCGCAGGTGCGAACGGCGGCGTACGACCTGTTCAGTCGTTGGGGCGATTCGGACTCGATCGAGTGGCTGCAGTATGGTGTCGTGTCGGATCCCGACGAGCGTTCGCGGCTGGCCGCCGTGCGTTTTCTGAATCGTTCCGGGACGTCGCTACCTGAGGCCACCGACGACGCCGTCGTCCGAACGATCGACTGGGTTCGCGCCGAACACGCCACACAGCGGCGGGTGACGACCGGATGGACGTAG